One genomic segment of Sphingobacteriales bacterium includes these proteins:
- a CDS encoding substrate-binding domain-containing protein, with protein sequence MSAIGLFAHCSGNANNNDQGNKKTQDSPTIGQIYISVDETYKPIIDSQIEVFNTLYQRAKITPVYKPEADVARDLLNDTMRVVIMPQQLTPYHKAFFDSVKYQPRITRVALDAVAFIMHPSNPDSALLAQQVESIFNGTYKTWNQISGNGSNKPIKIVFDSDKSSTLRYVKDSIARGNLYTQNTFDTQTNPEVIEFVAKNPDTFGIIGVNWISSMDDPKVQKFRKDVNVVAIAKPGTAKFVEPYQAYIATRDYPYCRFLYILNAQTYAGLGLGFAAFLAEQRGQLIFQKSGLMPVTMPTRVYSLTKEQI encoded by the coding sequence ATGTCCGCCATAGGGCTGTTTGCCCACTGCAGCGGCAACGCCAACAATAATGACCAGGGCAACAAAAAAACACAAGACTCGCCAACAATTGGGCAAATATATATTAGTGTTGACGAAACCTATAAACCAATTATAGACAGCCAAATAGAAGTTTTTAACACTTTGTACCAACGCGCCAAAATTACACCGGTTTATAAACCCGAAGCCGATGTTGCCCGCGATTTATTAAACGACACCATGAGGGTAGTAATTATGCCCCAGCAACTTACGCCCTACCACAAAGCATTTTTTGATAGCGTAAAATACCAACCTCGTATTACCCGCGTAGCCCTTGATGCCGTAGCTTTTATAATGCACCCTTCAAATCCTGACTCGGCATTACTGGCACAGCAAGTCGAATCTATTTTTAACGGCACTTATAAAACATGGAATCAAATAAGTGGCAACGGCAGCAATAAACCCATTAAAATAGTGTTTGACAGCGACAAATCAAGCACCCTGCGCTACGTGAAAGACTCTATTGCCCGCGGCAATTTATACACTCAAAATACTTTTGACACCCAAACCAACCCCGAAGTAATTGAGTTTGTAGCTAAAAACCCCGATACCTTTGGCATTATTGGCGTAAATTGGATTAGCAGCATGGACGACCCCAAAGTGCAAAAATTTAGAAAAGATGTTAATGTAGTAGCCATAGCCAAACCCGGAACAGCAAAATTTGTTGAGCCTTACCAAGCTTATATTGCCACCCGAGACTACCCGTATTGCCGCTTTTTATATATACTTAATGCCCAAACATACGCAGGGCTTGGTTTGGGTTTTGCCGCATTTTTAGCCGAACAACGCGGGCAACTTATTTTTCAAAAATCGGGGCTTATGCCTGTTACCATGCCAACCCGCGTATATAGCCTTACCAAAGAACAAATTTAA
- a CDS encoding peptidylprolyl isomerase has product MVATFTFEAILNILDNNIKKIQNNNNIYSLYGSLLRNTIESGDVGLACLAAGALANKQYKFDLYFKDIGFLETALQQYALPTNFEAYIEISKTIAQLKNQPIPTNLRPAYNNAISWDLLENLGKKATATITTSGNKEIELQLMPQIAPATVANFVRLADLGYYNGKIFHRLVPNFVLQGGCPRGDGWGSTPSSIRTEASPLHFIPGSVGMASAGPDTESCQFFINQFTTPHLDGKYTIFAQVIAGMENLYQIAPGDSIISIRINRNI; this is encoded by the coding sequence ATGGTGGCTACTTTTACCTTCGAAGCCATTTTAAACATCTTAGACAACAATATTAAAAAAATACAAAACAACAATAATATTTATAGTCTGTACGGCAGTTTACTGCGCAATACCATTGAAAGTGGCGATGTGGGCTTGGCTTGTTTGGCCGCCGGTGCCTTAGCCAACAAACAATACAAATTTGACCTTTACTTTAAAGACATTGGTTTTTTAGAAACTGCCTTGCAACAATACGCGCTGCCAACTAATTTTGAAGCGTATATTGAAATTAGCAAAACAATTGCCCAGCTTAAAAACCAACCAATACCAACCAATTTACGACCCGCTTATAATAATGCCATTTCTTGGGATTTACTTGAAAATTTAGGAAAGAAAGCAACCGCCACCATAACAACCTCGGGCAATAAAGAAATTGAATTACAATTAATGCCGCAAATAGCACCTGCAACAGTGGCTAATTTTGTGCGTTTGGCCGACTTAGGTTATTACAACGGAAAAATTTTTCATCGTTTGGTGCCTAATTTTGTTTTACAAGGAGGGTGCCCGCGCGGCGATGGCTGGGGTAGCACACCTTCAAGCATAAGAACTGAAGCATCGCCGCTGCATTTTATACCCGGATCGGTAGGAATGGCATCGGCAGGCCCCGATACCGAAAGTTGCCAATTTTTTATAAATCAATTTACAACACCACATTTAGACGGAAAATACACTATATTTGCCCAAGTAATAGCAGGCATGGAAAACCTATACCAAATTGCACCTGGTGATTCAATCATATCCATCCGGATAAATAGGAATATTTAA
- a CDS encoding DUF58 domain-containing protein — MDTADLLKKVRKIEIKSRGLTNHIFVGEYNSAFKGRGMLFSEVREYAYGDDIKNIDWNVTARAKTPHVKIFEEERELTVMLLVDISASVFFGTAQRFKSELITEICAVLAFSAIANNDKVGVIFFDNEVRLFVPPRKGRSHVLRIIRELLTFSMPENVVTQGINIAKNQAAETVWWKRLLFFPDKKNTQNTKLINHNNAKATNISAALAYFSNVIKKRSIAFLLSDFLDDNYQKALNLAGRKHDITGLLIYDPREASLAPAGLLPATDPETQQTIWIDTNSQHQQQIYTSFFNKHLAQSRAIFSRCGIDLLTLRTNGDYVKQLMRYFKKRGG, encoded by the coding sequence ATGGATACTGCCGATTTGCTTAAAAAAGTCCGGAAAATTGAAATAAAAAGCCGGGGTTTAACTAACCATATATTTGTTGGCGAGTATAATAGCGCTTTTAAAGGCCGGGGCATGTTGTTTAGCGAAGTGCGCGAGTACGCCTATGGAGACGATATTAAAAACATTGACTGGAATGTTACCGCACGGGCTAAAACTCCACATGTTAAAATATTTGAAGAGGAGCGCGAACTAACCGTAATGCTGCTGGTAGATATTAGCGCATCGGTATTTTTTGGCACAGCCCAACGTTTTAAAAGTGAGCTAATTACCGAAATTTGCGCCGTATTGGCCTTTTCGGCTATTGCCAATAACGATAAAGTTGGCGTTATTTTTTTCGATAATGAAGTGCGTTTGTTTGTGCCGCCACGCAAAGGCAGGTCGCACGTATTGCGCATAATACGCGAGCTTTTGACTTTTAGTATGCCCGAAAATGTAGTAACGCAAGGCATAAATATAGCAAAGAACCAAGCAGCCGAAACTGTTTGGTGGAAACGCTTACTTTTTTTTCCGGATAAAAAAAATACTCAAAACACAAAGCTCATCAATCATAACAACGCTAAAGCCACTAATATTTCGGCGGCCTTAGCCTATTTTAGCAATGTTATAAAAAAGCGCAGTATTGCCTTTTTATTGTCCGATTTTTTAGATGACAACTACCAAAAAGCCCTAAATTTGGCAGGCCGCAAACACGATATTACCGGATTACTAATTTATGACCCCCGCGAAGCCAGCCTTGCCCCCGCCGGATTGCTGCCCGCCACTGACCCCGAAACCCAACAAACAATTTGGATTGACACTAACAGCCAGCATCAACAACAGATATATACTAGTTTTTTTAATAAACATTTAGCACAAAGCCGGGCAATATTTTCGCGCTGCGGTATTGACCTGCTAACTTTGCGTACCAACGGCGATTATGTTAAGCAGTTAATGCGCTATTTTAAAAAGCGGGGCGGGTAA
- a CDS encoding VCBS repeat-containing protein, with protein MSVFTKLPLFCLVYISFNLINWSAWAQIPPQYSCQPVNNIPVTAWGNTLNLPWVGGLNNPQFSEADLNNDGTNDLFIFDRGDNTIITLQNAGIANEINYTHAPQLATNFPDLVNWVLLRDYNNDGIADIFANNNNEGIILYKGYYDAQNHLAFTLENQALSFLPDKQTLFVASYDFPDINDIDGDGDLDILTFESGGGYVDWYENTAEPNQMPIFIKNTKCWGEFYESEFYSSLKLNDCGGLPPPPAPSGKTSSSSSGGVHAGSTLTTFDADNDGDMDLLLGDLSRNNVVLAFNGGTPTQALITKQDTVFPANDKACILRTFPATFLADIDNDGDRDFLASPNAAVQGEHFECAWMYRNTADDLSPVFKFETDTFLVNQTLDFSRVAHPAFFDHNSDGLLDILVGNLGYSGQDADEYISQLALLQNVGTPTQPAYQLITRNYLNIQNQFALPHADLKPCFGDIDDDGDQDLLLGDKEGYVHLFLNNPTLDGISKFSLAPNGEYLQGQGIDVFQSNSPQLVDVDKDGLLDLVMGHHSGGLEFWRNIGTKTQPEFKQTTKFWGKVDVKSAGSFSGFAVPFLFDWAGKWLLAVGNEAGKILLYDNIETHIFDGAAFNLVTNNFADLKGLNRANPAIADVDNDGLLDIVIGTQRGGLIWREMLFPVGINTPENNHNGNSIYPDENSSYIKINLWPNPVNSITDSWHVQLPAGFYSSNPNAPVFYTVTNVQGQVCQQGQMTITELEVNQAAQIKANYLPTGIYTISFTHQQQVAVGKGVVISKK; from the coding sequence ATGTCCGTATTTACTAAATTACCATTGTTTTGTTTAGTTTACATTAGTTTTAATTTAATAAACTGGTCTGCATGGGCGCAAATACCGCCGCAATACAGTTGCCAGCCGGTAAACAATATACCAGTTACTGCTTGGGGTAACACTTTAAACCTGCCTTGGGTAGGGGGGCTTAACAACCCGCAATTTTCGGAGGCCGATTTAAACAACGATGGCACTAACGATTTATTTATTTTTGACCGGGGCGATAATACCATAATTACCCTTCAAAATGCCGGAATTGCCAACGAAATTAACTATACCCACGCACCTCAGTTGGCAACCAATTTTCCGGATTTAGTTAATTGGGTACTGCTGCGCGATTACAACAACGATGGCATTGCCGATATTTTTGCCAACAACAATAACGAAGGTATTATATTGTACAAAGGCTATTACGATGCACAAAACCACCTAGCATTTACCCTCGAAAACCAAGCCCTTAGTTTTTTGCCCGACAAGCAGACACTGTTTGTAGCAAGCTACGATTTTCCGGATATTAACGATATTGACGGAGATGGTGATTTAGATATTTTAACCTTCGAGTCGGGGGGGGGGTATGTTGATTGGTACGAAAATACCGCCGAGCCAAACCAAATGCCCATTTTTATTAAAAATACCAAATGTTGGGGTGAGTTTTATGAAAGCGAATTCTACTCGAGCTTAAAACTTAACGACTGCGGAGGGCTTCCGCCGCCACCTGCCCCATCCGGAAAAACCAGTAGCAGCAGCAGCGGCGGTGTTCATGCAGGCTCAACCTTAACCACTTTTGACGCTGATAATGATGGCGATATGGATTTGCTGTTGGGCGACCTTAGTCGCAACAATGTAGTATTGGCCTTTAACGGCGGCACGCCCACGCAGGCCTTAATTACCAAACAAGATACCGTTTTTCCGGCAAACGACAAGGCTTGTATTTTGCGCACCTTCCCCGCAACTTTTTTAGCTGATATAGACAACGACGGCGACCGCGATTTTTTAGCCTCGCCCAATGCCGCTGTTCAGGGCGAACATTTTGAGTGCGCATGGATGTACCGCAATACTGCCGATGACCTTAGCCCTGTTTTTAAATTTGAAACCGACACTTTTTTGGTAAACCAAACCCTTGATTTTAGTAGAGTGGCGCATCCGGCATTTTTTGACCACAACAGCGATGGCCTCTTAGATATTTTAGTGGGCAACCTTGGCTACTCAGGGCAAGATGCAGACGAGTATATTTCGCAACTTGCTTTGTTACAAAACGTAGGAACACCTACCCAGCCTGCTTACCAGCTTATAACCCGCAATTACCTGAATATTCAAAACCAGTTTGCCCTGCCACATGCAGACCTTAAACCATGTTTTGGCGATATTGACGACGACGGCGACCAGGATTTGCTGCTGGGCGACAAAGAAGGCTACGTGCATTTATTTTTAAACAACCCAACCCTCGATGGGATTTCCAAATTTAGTTTAGCACCCAACGGCGAGTATTTACAAGGGCAGGGTATTGATGTTTTTCAAAGCAATAGTCCGCAATTGGTTGACGTTGATAAAGATGGCCTTTTAGATTTGGTAATGGGGCACCATAGCGGTGGCTTAGAGTTTTGGCGCAATATTGGTACAAAAACACAACCCGAGTTTAAACAAACAACCAAATTTTGGGGCAAAGTAGATGTTAAGTCGGCAGGTAGTTTTAGCGGTTTTGCCGTTCCGTTTTTATTTGACTGGGCTGGGAAGTGGTTGTTGGCAGTAGGTAACGAAGCCGGAAAAATTCTGTTGTACGATAATATTGAAACGCATATTTTTGATGGGGCAGCTTTTAACCTTGTTACTAATAATTTTGCCGACCTTAAAGGGCTAAATCGGGCAAACCCCGCAATTGCTGATGTTGATAATGATGGCCTTTTAGATATAGTGATTGGCACACAGCGCGGTGGGCTAATTTGGCGCGAAATGCTTTTTCCGGTTGGTATAAATACTCCGGAAAACAATCATAATGGCAACAGTATCTATCCGGATGAAAACAGTTCGTATATCAAAATAAATTTATGGCCTAATCCGGTTAATAGCATCACAGATAGCTGGCATGTACAGTTACCGGCAGGTTTTTATTCTTCTAATCCCAATGCGCCCGTTTTTTATACCGTTACAAATGTGCAAGGGCAGGTGTGCCAACAAGGGCAAATGACCATAACAGAATTAGAAGTAAATCAGGCTGCTCAAATTAAGGCCAATTATTTGCCCACAGGTATTTACACTATAAGTTTTACCCATCAACAACAAGTAGCGGTGGGCAAAGGTGTTGTAATCAGCAAAAAATAG
- a CDS encoding iron-sulfur cluster assembly accessory protein, whose translation MFDAPPIQISPSALNEVKLLLDEKDLSTAEHGLRIGVKGGGCSGMTYILGFDTQQEGDEIFEIDGIKVFMNQAHGMYLLGMKLDYVNGLENRGFTFTNPNASDTCGCGSSFAV comes from the coding sequence ATTTTTGATGCCCCCCCCATTCAGATATCGCCCAGCGCACTAAACGAGGTAAAACTACTTTTAGACGAAAAAGACCTTTCAACTGCCGAGCACGGTTTGCGCATAGGTGTTAAAGGCGGTGGTTGCTCGGGTATGACTTATATTTTGGGCTTTGATACCCAGCAAGAAGGCGATGAGATTTTTGAAATTGATGGCATTAAAGTTTTTATGAACCAAGCGCATGGCATGTATTTGTTGGGCATGAAACTTGACTACGTCAACGGCCTCGAAAACCGAGGTTTTACTTTTACTAACCCCAACGCCAGCGATACTTGTGGCTGTGGCAGTTCGTTTGCTGTTTAA
- a CDS encoding ribonuclease H-like domain-containing protein gives MLEHIPIHRILFIDLETVAQQPSYQQLSPVWQQLWEGRVNQYKPDNIDWDTYYNEKAAVYAEFSKIVCASIGYFAKPRNPDEPEIFRIKSFYDHDEPTLLTGLFEALRKYFSRRAQVYLGGHNIRDFDVPFMARRALINQIPLPQILDATYFKPWEQPYVDTLQLWKFGEFRNLTSLNLITTALDIPSPKTDLTGREVGHVYWHDRDLNRIKNYCEADVIAVAQLTRRFKNLPLIANEQIQHVA, from the coding sequence ATGCTCGAACATATACCAATTCACCGAATTTTATTTATTGACCTCGAAACAGTAGCTCAACAGCCAAGCTACCAACAACTTAGCCCCGTTTGGCAACAACTTTGGGAGGGGCGGGTAAATCAATACAAACCCGACAATATTGATTGGGACACTTACTACAACGAAAAAGCAGCAGTTTATGCTGAATTCTCTAAAATAGTTTGCGCCTCAATAGGATACTTTGCAAAGCCAAGAAATCCGGATGAACCCGAAATTTTCCGGATAAAATCGTTTTACGACCACGATGAACCAACCCTTTTAACCGGATTATTTGAGGCACTCCGGAAATATTTCTCGCGCCGCGCACAAGTGTATTTAGGTGGCCACAATATCCGCGATTTTGATGTGCCTTTTATGGCACGCCGCGCCTTAATAAACCAAATACCGTTGCCTCAAATATTAGACGCTACCTACTTTAAACCCTGGGAACAACCCTACGTTGACACTTTGCAATTATGGAAGTTTGGAGAGTTCAGAAACTTAACATCACTTAATTTAATTACCACCGCCTTAGACATTCCAAGCCCCAAAACCGACCTCACAGGCCGCGAAGTTGGACACGTTTACTGGCACGACCGCGACTTAAACCGCATTAAAAACTATTGCGAAGCCGATGTTATTGCCGTTGCCCAGCTAACCCGCCGCTTTAAAAACCTACCCTTAATTGCCAACGAACAAATACAACATGTAGCCTAA
- a CDS encoding M4 family metallopeptidase gives MTTQFLPKSMAAMAILFLFAFSQNLSAQSVIKQSVANTVKRAATQQTQPKPANWKPNFEGFKKLPVTGKSTMGTSAMPTKPLFIQNPAAYKQAQAIKQHDPTAFISYNKANGTPNFIAGQNLFSYASPQTPQRVAYDFLQANRELFKLQNPAQELTINNISNPDNLGITHIRLYQQYNGVRVFAADMVAHLNQQGQLVTINGVYHPTPPQGTNTTPAITTEQARLRIAQSLGLDQPPIIPQTLKEQLHIHDDHDLEVLVLLHQPENNTFKLAWQITFFENFLQHKDYFVDAQTGEILFKLNNICNLGPETATAKDLNGKNQTINVYNSGGTYYMLDITREMYNAGNSKLPDDPAGGILTLDLNNLPINKANTDLAHVTSTNNKWPDASAVSAHYNAGICYEYYLNTHSRKSLNGKNGSIISIVNVADNNGDSMDNAFWNGYCMAYGNGDDYYDPLAGSLDVAGHEMTHGVIENTANLVYEFQPGALNESFADVFGSLIDDEDWKIGEDIVKSGKFPNNALRDMQNPHNGGDKSDWFWQPKHMNEYLNLSINDDNGGVHGNSGIPNHAFYLFATAVGRDKAGAVYYRALDNYLTQNSQFVDCRLAVVKSATELYGDATADEARKAFTAVGIIADDGGGGGGDNTGSYTSDLPPVTGTEMQVLHSTPGDTYGIYGYATDLYGLCNTYSLRKASVSENGSVAFFVDEEYNLRYLDLTQGEQTPGYVEQNPSGEWYNVAVSPDGNRLAMISKYDDDNFLYFYDYVSQTSKNFELINPNTQSGGEVTKPKYADHIEWDLFGENVIYDAYNILEGELDYWDVGFINVWSNASKNFTDGKIFKLFPALNKGESIGNPTFANNSNYIIAFDYFNENQEYGVIGANLETGDLGALYENNNLGFPSYNAADNKIMFSLDNNGTPSIAIRSIDASKIVGTGAENIVWNEAAYGQMFAQGTRNFTKPNADFAANITNGNNPVTVNFFDKSTNSPLQWEWTFAGGSPTKSFERNPIVQYSSPGKYAVTLKATNPAGNDSETKNAYIEIWATGIDQTEPYALTTVYPNPGKGQFVFSAQLPQPSSLQLQIINITGQTVYTWQTTQAVSQITHPLNLTNLPAGVYNLQLTAGDHHQNTKLIIE, from the coding sequence ATGACTACCCAATTTTTACCCAAATCTATGGCAGCCATGGCAATACTTTTTTTGTTTGCCTTTAGCCAAAACCTATCTGCACAGAGTGTTATAAAACAAAGTGTAGCGAATACCGTAAAACGTGCCGCAACACAACAAACCCAACCTAAACCCGCCAACTGGAAACCCAATTTTGAAGGCTTTAAAAAATTACCCGTAACAGGTAAAAGCACCATGGGCACAAGCGCCATGCCCACTAAACCACTTTTTATACAAAACCCCGCAGCCTACAAACAGGCACAAGCCATTAAACAACACGACCCCACCGCATTTATTAGCTATAACAAGGCCAACGGCACCCCCAATTTTATTGCCGGCCAAAACCTGTTTAGTTATGCCTCGCCGCAAACACCTCAACGGGTAGCCTACGACTTTTTACAAGCCAACCGCGAGCTTTTTAAACTGCAAAACCCCGCCCAAGAGCTAACTATAAACAATATAAGCAACCCCGACAATTTAGGCATTACCCATATACGCCTCTACCAGCAATATAACGGTGTGCGCGTTTTTGCCGCCGATATGGTCGCCCACCTAAATCAACAAGGCCAGTTAGTTACCATTAATGGCGTGTACCACCCAACGCCCCCTCAAGGCACTAATACCACACCTGCCATTACCACCGAACAAGCCCGCCTACGCATAGCACAATCACTGGGTTTAGACCAGCCCCCCATTATACCACAAACGTTAAAAGAACAACTACATATACACGACGACCACGACTTAGAAGTTTTAGTATTATTACACCAACCCGAAAATAACACTTTTAAATTGGCGTGGCAAATTACCTTCTTTGAAAACTTTTTGCAACACAAAGACTATTTTGTAGATGCCCAAACCGGCGAAATATTATTCAAATTAAACAATATTTGCAATTTAGGCCCCGAAACCGCAACAGCTAAAGACCTTAACGGCAAAAACCAAACTATAAACGTGTATAACTCAGGCGGCACCTATTATATGCTCGATATTACCCGCGAAATGTATAATGCAGGCAACTCAAAACTTCCGGATGACCCCGCCGGCGGCATTTTAACCCTCGATTTAAACAATTTACCCATCAACAAAGCCAATACCGACTTAGCACATGTAACCTCAACAAACAATAAATGGCCCGATGCCAGCGCAGTTTCGGCACATTATAATGCAGGTATATGCTACGAATATTATTTAAACACCCACAGCCGCAAATCGCTAAACGGTAAAAATGGCAGTATTATATCCATTGTCAACGTTGCCGATAATAATGGCGACAGCATGGACAACGCCTTTTGGAATGGCTACTGTATGGCTTATGGCAACGGCGATGACTATTATGATCCCTTAGCAGGATCTTTAGATGTAGCGGGGCACGAAATGACACACGGCGTAATTGAAAATACGGCCAATTTGGTTTATGAGTTTCAGCCCGGGGCCCTAAACGAAAGCTTTGCCGATGTGTTTGGCAGTTTAATTGACGACGAAGACTGGAAAATTGGCGAAGACATAGTAAAATCCGGAAAATTTCCGAACAACGCACTCCGCGATATGCAAAACCCACATAACGGCGGTGATAAATCTGATTGGTTTTGGCAGCCCAAACACATGAACGAGTACCTAAACCTAAGCATTAATGACGACAACGGCGGCGTTCATGGTAATAGTGGCATTCCAAACCACGCTTTTTACCTGTTTGCTACCGCTGTGGGCCGAGATAAAGCCGGCGCCGTTTACTACCGAGCCTTAGATAACTACCTTACCCAAAACTCGCAGTTTGTTGATTGCCGCTTAGCAGTTGTAAAATCGGCCACCGAACTATACGGCGATGCCACAGCTGACGAAGCCCGCAAAGCCTTTACCGCCGTTGGTATAATTGCCGATGATGGCGGCGGCGGCGGCGGTGACAATACCGGAAGTTACACCAGCGACCTACCCCCAGTAACCGGTACCGAAATGCAGGTATTACACTCAACACCCGGCGACACCTACGGTATTTACGGCTATGCAACCGATTTATATGGCCTTTGTAATACCTACTCGTTGCGCAAAGCCTCTGTCTCAGAAAATGGCAGCGTAGCCTTTTTTGTAGATGAGGAATATAATTTGCGCTATTTAGATTTGACCCAAGGCGAACAAACCCCCGGATATGTAGAACAAAACCCAAGCGGCGAATGGTACAACGTAGCGGTTTCTCCGGATGGCAACCGATTAGCTATGATTTCAAAATACGATGACGACAACTTTTTATACTTTTACGACTATGTATCGCAAACTAGTAAAAACTTTGAACTAATTAACCCCAACACCCAAAGCGGCGGTGAAGTTACCAAACCCAAATATGCCGACCATATTGAATGGGATTTATTTGGCGAAAATGTAATTTACGATGCTTACAATATATTAGAGGGTGAATTAGATTACTGGGATGTTGGCTTTATTAACGTTTGGAGCAATGCCAGCAAAAACTTTACAGACGGCAAAATCTTCAAATTGTTCCCAGCCTTAAACAAAGGCGAAAGCATAGGCAACCCAACCTTTGCCAATAACTCGAACTACATTATTGCTTTCGACTATTTCAACGAAAACCAAGAGTACGGCGTAATTGGGGCAAACCTCGAAACTGGCGACTTAGGCGCCCTTTACGAGAATAATAATCTTGGGTTCCCCTCGTACAATGCCGCCGATAATAAAATTATGTTTAGTTTAGACAATAACGGTACGCCCTCTATTGCAATTCGCAGCATTGATGCCTCAAAAATTGTAGGTACAGGCGCCGAAAATATAGTATGGAATGAAGCTGCCTACGGCCAAATGTTTGCCCAGGGTACCCGAAATTTTACCAAACCTAATGCCGATTTTGCTGCTAATATTACAAATGGCAACAACCCCGTAACGGTTAACTTTTTTGACAAAAGCACCAACAGCCCGTTGCAATGGGAGTGGACATTTGCCGGAGGCTCGCCTACCAAATCATTTGAACGAAACCCAATTGTACAATACAGCAGCCCCGGAAAATATGCCGTTACCTTAAAAGCCACCAATCCGGCGGGCAACGACTCGGAAACCAAAAATGCTTATATCGAAATTTGGGCAACCGGTATCGACCAAACCGAGCCTTATGCCCTAACTACCGTTTACCCTAACCCCGGAAAAGGCCAGTTTGTATTTAGCGCACAATTGCCTCAACCAAGTTCGCTTCAGCTACAAATTATAAATATTACTGGTCAAACAGTTTATACTTGGCAAACTACGCAAGCAGTGAGCCAAATTACCCACCCGCTTAACCTTACCAATTTACCCGCAGGCGTGTATAATTTGCAATTAACCGCCGGCGACCACCACCAAAATACCAAATTGATAATTGAGTAG